A region from the Bacteroidota bacterium genome encodes:
- the rpsD gene encoding 30S ribosomal protein S4, whose protein sequence is MARYIGPKTKIARKFGEAIYGQDRSFDKRNYPPGQHGSSKRRKKLSEYGVQLQEKQKAKYTYGILERQFRILFEKASRRKGITGEVLLQLIESRLDNTVFRLGIAPTRSAARQLVSHKHITVNGEVVNIPSYLLRPGDVIGVRERSKALEVIVNSVEGHVNRFPWLDWDSAKMEGKFINYPSRADIPENIKEQLIVELYSK, encoded by the coding sequence AAGATATATTGGCCCAAAAACAAAAATAGCACGCAAGTTTGGTGAAGCCATCTACGGCCAGGACCGTTCTTTCGACAAACGCAACTATCCTCCCGGACAACATGGCAGCTCGAAGCGTCGCAAGAAACTCTCGGAATACGGGGTACAGCTTCAGGAAAAACAAAAAGCCAAATACACCTACGGTATTCTCGAGCGTCAGTTCCGCATCCTGTTCGAAAAAGCTTCGCGCCGCAAAGGTATCACCGGTGAGGTGCTGCTCCAGCTCATCGAATCCAGGCTCGACAACACTGTTTTCCGTCTGGGTATTGCCCCTACACGCAGTGCAGCCCGCCAACTGGTTAGCCACAAGCACATCACTGTCAATGGTGAGGTAGTAAACATTCCTTCCTACCTGCTTCGCCCCGGCGATGTGATTGGTGTGCGCGAGCGCTCCAAGGCACTTGAAGTTATCGTCAACTCCGTTGAAGGTCACGTGAACAGGTTCCCCTGGCTGGATTGGGACAGCGCAAAAATGGAAGGTAAGTTCATCAACTATCCTTCGCGTGCCGACATTCCGGAAAACATCAAGGAACAGCTCATCGTTGAGTTGTACTCCAAGTAA